One genomic window of Pseudokineococcus lusitanus includes the following:
- a CDS encoding GNAT family N-acetyltransferase, protein MLRTGARVLDDGDRAEVLALCDRDPVANVFVAGRVEAVGADPRRLGGELWGYGSRGSLEAVCWSGANLVPVEAGPAALDAFAARARTQGRRCSSVVGPADAALGLWERLAPAWGAAREVRPRQPLLVLDGPPAVEPDPWVRRSTAADLDLLVPACVAMFTEEVGYSPTAWDGGRAYRARVAELVAAGRSFVRLDAGDGGTPEPTSDPRAARRTAFKAELGAVSRRAVQVQGVFVDPALRGRGLAAPGTAAVAALAREHDDVVVSLYVNDFNTAALAAYRRAGFRQAGVLATVLF, encoded by the coding sequence GTGCTGCGGACCGGGGCGAGGGTGCTCGACGACGGCGACCGGGCGGAGGTCCTGGCGCTGTGCGACCGCGACCCCGTCGCCAACGTCTTCGTCGCCGGCCGGGTCGAGGCCGTGGGCGCCGACCCGCGCCGCCTCGGCGGCGAGCTGTGGGGGTACGGCTCCCGCGGCTCCCTGGAGGCCGTGTGCTGGAGCGGCGCCAACCTCGTCCCCGTCGAGGCCGGTCCCGCCGCCCTCGACGCCTTCGCCGCCCGGGCCCGCACCCAGGGCCGGCGCTGCTCGTCGGTCGTGGGCCCGGCCGACGCCGCCCTCGGCCTCTGGGAGCGGCTGGCCCCGGCGTGGGGCGCGGCGCGCGAGGTCCGGCCCCGCCAGCCGCTGCTCGTGCTCGACGGCCCGCCCGCGGTGGAGCCCGACCCCTGGGTGCGGCGATCCACGGCCGCGGACCTCGACCTCCTCGTCCCCGCCTGCGTGGCCATGTTCACCGAGGAGGTCGGCTACTCGCCGACGGCCTGGGACGGCGGCCGCGCGTACCGCGCGCGCGTGGCCGAGCTCGTGGCGGCGGGACGGTCCTTCGTCCGCCTCGACGCCGGCGACGGCGGCACGCCCGAGCCGACCTCCGACCCGCGCGCCGCCCGCCGGACGGCCTTCAAGGCCGAGCTCGGGGCGGTCTCGCGGCGCGCGGTCCAGGTGCAGGGCGTGTTCGTCGACCCCGCGCTGCGCGGCCGGGGGCTCGCCGCCCCCGGCACGGCGGCGGTGGCGGCCCTGGCGCGCGAGCACGACGACGTCGTCGTCAGCCTCTACGTCAACGACTTCAACACCGCGGCCCTCGCCGCGTACCGCCGTGCCGGCTTCCGCCAGGCCGGCGTCCTGGCCACCGTCCTCTTCTGA
- a CDS encoding alpha/beta fold hydrolase produces the protein MRSSTRVLLRGLAVTDHVVDVPLRWDLPVVGGRLGQLPADGPRAADDPGPTLQVLAREVVDVRREGEDLPLLLFLQGGPGGKSPRPVPGGGWLAKATRTHRVVLLDQRGTGRSTRVDASLAAEVGDDDVLAERLRHHRADAVVADAEHVRHVVYGGRRWETLGQSYGGFVTLTYLSRAARGLAACYVTGGLAGLAADADEVYARLAPRVLERSERHRARFPGDQVLLDALADRTGAEDVRLPSGDRLTTRRLQSLGIALGRLDGSDDLHWLLDEAFRDGPGAAPDGPLAPSFLAEVDQRTGFAGEPLYGVLHESIYAQGPDRGQGPTAWAAERQLPDALRPQVRPLGLLGEATYPWMVEEVAALRPLRGATERLHAVEDWTPLYDPEVLAANEVPVAALAYHDDLYVDVDLSLATARAVGSTDVWVTNEMQHDGLRTSGGAVLDRLLASVADRGGPLR, from the coding sequence CTGCGCTCCTCGACCCGCGTCCTGCTGCGCGGGCTCGCGGTCACCGACCACGTCGTCGACGTCCCGCTCCGCTGGGACCTGCCCGTCGTCGGCGGCCGCCTCGGGCAGCTGCCCGCGGACGGCCCCCGGGCGGCCGACGACCCGGGCCCGACGCTGCAGGTGCTCGCGCGGGAGGTCGTCGACGTCCGCCGCGAGGGGGAGGACCTCCCGCTGCTGCTCTTCCTCCAGGGCGGGCCGGGCGGCAAGAGCCCGCGGCCCGTGCCGGGCGGCGGCTGGCTCGCGAAGGCCACGCGGACGCACCGGGTCGTCCTCCTCGACCAGCGCGGCACCGGTCGCAGCACGCGCGTCGACGCGTCGCTCGCGGCGGAGGTCGGCGACGACGACGTCCTCGCCGAGCGGCTGCGCCACCACCGGGCGGACGCCGTCGTCGCCGACGCCGAGCACGTCCGGCACGTCGTCTACGGCGGCCGGCGGTGGGAGACGCTGGGGCAGAGCTACGGCGGCTTCGTCACGCTCACCTACCTCTCGCGCGCCGCGCGCGGCCTGGCCGCCTGCTACGTCACCGGGGGGCTCGCGGGCCTCGCGGCGGACGCCGACGAGGTCTACGCGCGGCTCGCCCCCCGCGTGCTCGAGCGCTCGGAGCGCCACCGGGCCCGCTTCCCCGGCGACCAGGTGCTCCTCGACGCGCTCGCCGACCGGACGGGCGCCGAGGACGTCCGGCTGCCGTCGGGGGACCGGCTGACGACCCGCCGGCTGCAGTCCCTCGGCATCGCCCTGGGGCGCCTCGACGGCTCCGACGACCTCCACTGGCTGCTCGACGAGGCCTTCCGCGACGGCCCGGGCGCGGCGCCCGACGGCCCGCTCGCGCCGTCCTTCCTCGCCGAGGTCGACCAGCGCACCGGCTTCGCCGGCGAGCCGCTCTACGGCGTGCTGCACGAGTCGATCTACGCGCAGGGCCCCGACCGCGGGCAGGGGCCGACGGCCTGGGCGGCCGAGCGGCAGCTGCCGGACGCCCTGCGCCCGCAGGTGCGGCCCCTGGGGCTCCTCGGCGAGGCCACCTACCCGTGGATGGTCGAGGAGGTCGCGGCGCTGCGGCCGCTGCGCGGGGCGACCGAGCGGCTGCACGCGGTCGAGGACTGGACGCCCCTCTACGACCCCGAGGTGCTCGCGGCGAACGAGGTGCCCGTGGCGGCGCTGGCGTACCACGACGACCTCTACGTCGACGTCGACCTCTCGCTGGCCACCGCGCGCGCCGTCGGGTCGACGGACGTGTGGGTGACGAACGAGATGCAGCACGACGGCCTGCGGACGAGCGGGGGAGCGGTGCTCGACCGGCTCCTCGCCTCCGTGGCCGACCGCGGCGGGCCGCTCCGCTGA
- the ispG gene encoding flavodoxin-dependent (E)-4-hydroxy-3-methylbut-2-enyl-diphosphate synthase, which translates to MSPSVPISLGMPAAPPPVLAPRRKSRKIKVGTVDVGGDAPVSVQSMTTTPTTDINATLQQIAELTATGCDIVRVACPSQDDADALPAIAQKSQIPVIADIHFQPKYVFAAIDAGCAAVRVNPGNIRKFDDQVASIAKAAKDAGVSIRIGVNAGSLDRRVMEKYGKATPEALVESAVWEASLFEEHDFHDFKISVKHNDPVVMVRAYELLAERGDWPLHLGVTEAGPAFQGTIKSATAFGALLSKGIGDTIRVSLSAPPVEEVKVGAQILESLNLRPRKLEIVSCPSCGRAQVDVYTLADQVTAGLEGMTVPLRVAVMGCVVNGPGEAREADLGVASGNGKGQIFVKGEVIKTVPEDQIVATLIEEAERLAEQMGLEADAAGAAAGGPTVSVR; encoded by the coding sequence ATGAGCCCCTCGGTCCCGATCTCCCTCGGCATGCCGGCCGCCCCGCCGCCCGTGCTGGCGCCGCGGCGCAAGAGCCGCAAGATCAAGGTCGGGACGGTCGACGTCGGGGGCGACGCCCCCGTCAGCGTCCAGTCGATGACGACGACGCCGACCACCGACATCAACGCGACGCTGCAGCAGATCGCCGAGCTGACGGCCACCGGCTGCGACATCGTCCGCGTCGCCTGCCCGAGCCAGGACGACGCCGACGCGCTCCCGGCCATCGCGCAGAAGTCGCAGATCCCGGTGATCGCCGACATCCACTTCCAGCCGAAGTACGTCTTCGCCGCCATCGACGCCGGCTGTGCCGCCGTCCGCGTCAACCCGGGCAACATCCGCAAGTTCGACGACCAGGTGGCGTCGATCGCCAAGGCCGCGAAGGACGCGGGCGTGAGCATCCGGATCGGCGTCAACGCCGGCTCGCTCGACCGCCGGGTCATGGAGAAGTACGGCAAGGCGACGCCCGAGGCGCTCGTCGAGTCGGCGGTCTGGGAGGCCTCGCTCTTCGAGGAGCACGACTTCCACGACTTCAAGATCTCCGTCAAGCACAACGACCCCGTCGTCATGGTGCGGGCCTACGAGCTGCTCGCGGAGCGGGGCGACTGGCCCCTGCACCTCGGCGTCACCGAGGCGGGCCCGGCCTTCCAGGGCACCATCAAGTCGGCCACGGCCTTCGGCGCGCTGCTGTCCAAGGGCATCGGCGACACGATCCGCGTCTCCCTCTCCGCCCCTCCCGTCGAGGAGGTCAAGGTGGGCGCCCAGATCCTCGAGTCGCTCAACCTGCGCCCCCGCAAGCTCGAGATCGTGTCCTGCCCCTCGTGCGGGCGGGCCCAGGTGGACGTCTACACGCTCGCCGACCAGGTCACCGCGGGCCTCGAGGGCATGACCGTCCCGCTGCGCGTCGCCGTCATGGGCTGCGTCGTCAACGGCCCGGGCGAGGCCCGCGAGGCCGACCTCGGCGTCGCCTCCGGCAACGGCAAGGGCCAGATCTTCGTCAAGGGCGAGGTCATCAAGACCGTCCCCGAGGACCAGATCGTCGCGACGCTCATCGAGGAGGCCGAGCGCCTCGCCGAGCAGATGGGGCTCGAGGCCGACGCCGCCGGGGCCGCCGCGGGCGGGCCCACCGTCAGCGTCCGCTGA
- a CDS encoding M50 family metallopeptidase, which produces MLTVTWSLATVLWVVGAVLFFVVGLAASIALHEVGHLLPAKRFGVKVTQYMVGFGSTVWSRQRGETEYGVKAVPLGGYIRMIGMFPPRPGQDPSVVRESSTGIFQTMADDARRLSAEEVGPDDAHRQFWQLSVPRRVVVMLGGPAMNALLAVLLLGGTAVTLGVAPQTTTTVGLVQECVLPAGSTATECPADAPPTPAAAAGLEAGDVVVSFDGRPVEDWQQLRADIRDAAGRRVPLVVERAGERVDLTIAPIPNEVVRLDDDGDPVLDDAGVPLTEEAGFVGFSPTQERRAQPVSDVPGLVADAFVRTVTVVVSLPVRMVDVAQAAFGSEPRDPEGPVGIVGVGRLSGEIAAIDQFSAGDKVSLLLGTMGGLNMALFVFNLLPLLPLDGGHVAGALYEGARRRVAALRRRPDPGPFDVARLMPVAYVVGGLLVAMSVLLVYADIVRPVTLLG; this is translated from the coding sequence GTGCTGACCGTCACGTGGTCGCTCGCGACCGTCCTGTGGGTCGTCGGGGCGGTGCTCTTCTTCGTCGTGGGCCTGGCCGCGTCCATCGCGCTGCACGAGGTCGGGCACCTGCTGCCCGCCAAGCGCTTCGGCGTCAAGGTGACGCAGTACATGGTCGGCTTCGGGTCGACCGTCTGGTCCCGGCAGCGGGGCGAGACCGAGTACGGCGTCAAGGCGGTCCCGCTCGGCGGCTACATCCGGATGATCGGCATGTTCCCGCCGCGGCCGGGGCAGGACCCGTCCGTCGTCCGGGAGTCCTCGACGGGCATCTTCCAGACGATGGCCGACGACGCCCGGCGGCTGTCCGCCGAGGAGGTCGGCCCCGACGACGCCCACCGGCAGTTCTGGCAGCTGTCCGTCCCGCGCCGGGTCGTCGTCATGCTCGGCGGCCCGGCGATGAACGCGCTGCTCGCTGTCCTGCTGCTCGGCGGCACGGCCGTGACGCTCGGCGTCGCGCCGCAGACGACGACGACGGTCGGCCTGGTGCAGGAGTGCGTGCTGCCCGCGGGCTCGACGGCGACGGAGTGCCCCGCCGACGCGCCGCCCACGCCGGCCGCCGCCGCGGGCCTCGAGGCGGGCGACGTCGTCGTCTCCTTCGACGGCCGGCCGGTCGAGGACTGGCAGCAGCTGCGCGCCGACATCCGCGACGCCGCGGGCCGCCGGGTGCCGCTCGTCGTCGAGCGGGCCGGCGAGCGGGTGGACCTCACCATCGCGCCGATCCCGAACGAGGTCGTGCGCCTCGACGACGACGGCGACCCCGTCCTCGACGACGCCGGCGTCCCGCTCACCGAGGAGGCCGGCTTCGTCGGCTTCTCGCCCACGCAGGAGCGCCGCGCGCAGCCCGTGTCCGACGTCCCGGGCCTCGTCGCCGACGCCTTTGTGCGGACCGTCACCGTCGTCGTCAGCCTGCCGGTGCGGATGGTCGACGTCGCCCAGGCCGCCTTCGGCTCCGAGCCGCGCGACCCGGAGGGACCCGTGGGCATCGTCGGCGTGGGCCGGCTGTCGGGGGAGATCGCGGCGATCGACCAGTTCTCCGCCGGCGACAAGGTCTCGCTCCTGCTCGGCACGATGGGCGGGCTCAACATGGCGCTCTTCGTCTTCAACCTCCTGCCGCTGCTGCCGCTCGACGGCGGCCACGTGGCCGGTGCGCTCTACGAGGGGGCGCGGCGGCGCGTCGCCGCGCTCCGCCGCCGCCCCGACCCGGGGCCCTTCGACGTCGCCCGGCTCATGCCCGTGGCCTACGTCGTCGGCGGCCTCCTCGTGGCGATGTCGGTGCTGCTCGTCTACGCGGACATCGTCCGGCCCGTGACGCTGCTCGGGTGA
- the dxr gene encoding 1-deoxy-D-xylulose-5-phosphate reductoisomerase, whose protein sequence is MTPATSPRRDGPRRVVVLGSTGSIGVQALEVVAAAPDRFRVTALAAGGSDPALLARQAVATGAEHVAVADERALPALREHLAAALAGRPLPELHAGPDAATTLAGLPADVVLNGITGSVGLAPTLAALAAAAPGGAAEGAVLALANKESLVVGGPLVLAAAGRAGGMARAVAPVDSEHSALAQCLRGGRADEVRRLVLTASGGPFRGWSRERLADVTPEQALAHPTWAMGPVITTNSATLVNKGLEVIEAHLLFDLPMDRVDVVVHPQSVVHSMVEFVDGATLAQASPPSMRIPIALGLGWPDRVPDAGPACDWTTAQTWEFLPLDDDAFPAVRLARQVGTAGGTSPAVLNAANEECVDAFLAGLTSFVSIVDTVARVVEEAASAPDVAAGRTADDLSLDDVLGAERWARARAREVLGVPAAGRA, encoded by the coding sequence GTGACCCCTGCGACGTCGCCCCGGCGCGACGGACCCCGCCGCGTCGTCGTCCTCGGCTCGACCGGCTCGATCGGCGTCCAGGCCCTCGAGGTCGTCGCCGCGGCGCCCGACCGCTTCCGCGTCACGGCCCTCGCGGCCGGCGGCTCGGACCCCGCCCTGCTCGCGCGCCAGGCCGTCGCCACGGGGGCCGAGCACGTCGCCGTCGCCGACGAGCGGGCCCTGCCGGCCCTCCGCGAGCACCTGGCGGCCGCCCTGGCCGGCCGCCCCCTCCCGGAGCTGCACGCCGGGCCCGACGCCGCGACGACGCTGGCCGGCCTGCCCGCCGACGTGGTCCTCAACGGCATCACCGGCTCGGTCGGCCTGGCTCCGACCCTCGCCGCCCTCGCCGCGGCCGCGCCCGGCGGGGCCGCCGAGGGCGCGGTGCTGGCCCTCGCCAACAAGGAGTCGCTCGTCGTCGGCGGGCCGCTGGTCCTCGCCGCGGCCGGGCGCGCCGGGGGCATGGCGCGCGCCGTGGCGCCCGTCGACAGCGAGCACTCCGCGCTCGCCCAGTGCCTGCGGGGCGGGCGCGCCGACGAGGTCCGCCGGCTCGTGCTGACCGCCAGCGGCGGCCCCTTCCGCGGCTGGTCGCGCGAGCGGCTCGCGGACGTGACCCCCGAGCAGGCGCTCGCCCACCCGACGTGGGCGATGGGGCCGGTCATCACGACCAACTCGGCGACCCTCGTCAACAAGGGCCTCGAGGTGATCGAGGCCCACCTGCTCTTCGACCTGCCGATGGACCGCGTCGACGTCGTCGTCCACCCGCAGTCCGTCGTCCACTCGATGGTCGAGTTCGTCGACGGCGCCACGCTCGCGCAGGCCTCGCCGCCGAGCATGCGCATCCCCATCGCGCTCGGCCTCGGCTGGCCGGACCGCGTCCCCGACGCCGGCCCCGCCTGCGACTGGACGACGGCGCAGACGTGGGAGTTCCTCCCGCTCGACGACGACGCCTTCCCGGCCGTCCGCCTCGCCCGTCAGGTGGGGACGGCGGGCGGCACCTCCCCGGCCGTCCTCAACGCCGCCAACGAGGAGTGCGTCGACGCGTTCCTCGCCGGCCTCACGTCCTTCGTCAGCATCGTCGACACCGTGGCCCGGGTCGTCGAGGAGGCCGCCTCGGCCCCCGACGTCGCGGCGGGCCGCACGGCCGACGACCTCTCCCTCGACGACGTCCTCGGCGCCGAGCGGTGGGCCCGGGCGCGCGCCCGCGAGGTCCTCGGAGTGCCCGCCGCAGGCCGGGCGTGA
- a CDS encoding GNAT family N-acetyltransferase has translation MTTPPRPLPPTDLRVRDATAADAVACAAVYAPYVTGSVATFETEPPDAATTARRIAAAQEHHAWLVLEDASGVVGLAHGGPFRPRPAYRWTCETTVYLAPAATGRGAGRLLYGALLQRLAERGLRTATAVVALPNAASEGLHAALGFEPVGTFPRVGWKLGAWRDVAWYRRDLGDGPVDEAAGAAPPEPR, from the coding sequence GTGACGACGCCCCCGCGCCCGCTCCCCCCGACGGACCTGCGCGTCCGCGACGCCACGGCGGCCGACGCCGTCGCCTGCGCCGCGGTCTACGCGCCGTACGTGACCGGCTCCGTGGCGACCTTCGAGACCGAGCCGCCCGACGCCGCCACGACGGCCCGGCGGATCGCCGCCGCGCAGGAGCACCACGCCTGGCTCGTGCTCGAGGACGCCTCGGGCGTCGTCGGTCTCGCGCACGGCGGCCCCTTCCGCCCGCGTCCGGCGTACCGCTGGACGTGCGAGACGACGGTCTACCTCGCCCCGGCTGCCACGGGGCGCGGTGCCGGTCGCCTGCTCTACGGCGCCCTGCTGCAGCGGCTCGCGGAGCGGGGGCTCCGGACGGCCACCGCGGTGGTGGCGCTGCCGAACGCCGCGAGCGAGGGGCTGCACGCCGCGCTGGGCTTCGAGCCCGTGGGCACCTTCCCGCGGGTGGGGTGGAAGCTCGGCGCCTGGCGCGACGTCGCCTGGTACCGGCGCGACCTCGGCGACGGCCCCGTCGACGAGGCGGCCGGGGCCGCGCCGCCCGAGCCGCGCTGA
- a CDS encoding LacI family DNA-binding transcriptional regulator → MVDRLDPHPDAEGGVAPVRGAAGVPTLESVAAAAGVSRATASRVLNGSPRVSEAARAGVLAAAEQLSYVPNGAARMLVTRRSDAVAFVVCEQEEVFFSDPFFATVLKGAHRVVVRSGRQVLFVVVADEGDRRRLERFAAGGHLDAAMFLSVHRGEHSPARLAELGMPVVVAGRPPAGVGAQPHVDTDNVGGGRLAAGHLLAVGRRRPVVLTGPPDMPSSADRVRGLREVLAAGGVHLPDAAAEPGHYSVEGGRTAMALLLDRFPDLDGVFAANDLMAVGALGVLRERGRRVPEDVAVVGYDDIPLASATSPPLTTVHQPLEELGRRMATALVRALDGPPGGDPAGTAEVVQAALGEPLQTRLVVRGSA, encoded by the coding sequence GTGGTCGACCGCCTCGACCCCCACCCCGACGCCGAGGGAGGCGTCGCCCCCGTGCGCGGGGCGGCCGGCGTGCCGACGCTCGAGTCCGTGGCGGCCGCGGCCGGCGTGTCGCGGGCCACCGCGAGCCGCGTGCTCAACGGCTCCCCGCGCGTGAGCGAGGCGGCGCGCGCCGGCGTCCTCGCCGCCGCGGAGCAGCTGTCCTACGTGCCCAACGGCGCCGCCCGCATGCTCGTCACCCGGCGCAGCGACGCCGTGGCCTTCGTCGTCTGCGAGCAGGAGGAGGTCTTCTTCTCCGACCCCTTCTTCGCGACCGTCCTCAAGGGCGCGCACCGCGTCGTGGTCCGCAGCGGGCGGCAGGTCCTCTTCGTCGTCGTCGCGGACGAGGGCGACCGGCGCCGCCTCGAGCGCTTCGCCGCCGGGGGCCACCTCGACGCCGCGATGTTCCTGTCCGTGCACCGCGGCGAGCACTCCCCCGCCCGGCTCGCGGAGCTCGGGATGCCGGTCGTCGTCGCCGGCCGACCGCCCGCGGGCGTCGGGGCCCAGCCGCACGTCGACACCGACAACGTCGGCGGCGGCCGCCTCGCCGCCGGGCACCTCCTGGCGGTGGGGCGGCGGCGCCCCGTCGTCCTCACCGGTCCCCCGGACATGCCGAGCAGCGCCGACCGCGTGCGCGGCCTCCGCGAGGTGCTCGCCGCGGGCGGTGTCCACCTCCCCGACGCCGCCGCCGAGCCCGGGCACTACTCGGTGGAGGGCGGCCGGACGGCGATGGCCCTGCTGCTGGACCGCTTCCCGGACCTCGACGGCGTCTTCGCCGCCAACGACCTCATGGCCGTCGGCGCCCTTGGCGTCCTGCGCGAGCGGGGCCGGCGGGTGCCCGAGGACGTCGCCGTCGTCGGCTACGACGACATCCCGCTGGCCTCGGCCACCTCTCCGCCGCTGACGACGGTGCACCAGCCGCTCGAGGAGCTGGGCCGGCGGATGGCGACGGCGCTCGTCCGCGCGCTCGACGGACCGCCCGGCGGCGACCCCGCCGGGACGGCCGAGGTGGTCCAGGCGGCGCTCGGCGAGCCGCTCCAGACCCGGCTCGTGGTGCGCGGCAGCGCCTGA
- a CDS encoding glycoside hydrolase family 1 protein — MPDATTTAPDTAETPGAPAGRAFPDGFLWGSATASYQIEGAVDEGGRTPSIWDTFSRTPGKVQDGDTGDVACDHFHRFREDVALMKELGLQSYRFSVAWPRITPGVTADALGPVEQRGLDFYSALVDELLAAGIAPAVTLYHWDLPQALEDTGGWADRRTAERFGEYAAVVAGALGDRVRTFITLNEPWCAAYLGYASGVHAPGRTEPAAALAAVHHLNLAHGLAARAVREHAPSAEVAVTLNLGWFRPEDPASAGDVDAARRVDGLQNRVFLGPMLRGEYPADVLEDTAGVTDWSFVHDGDLAVVRQPLDAVGLNYYSPSVVRHWDGSGDPAEKDGADGHGAAAGTPWIACDDVQFVSLPGPRTEMGWSIDPRGMTALLTRLAEEAPGVDLYVTENGMAAPDVVGDDGVVHDDDRIAYLRDHLAAVLDAVDAGAPVRGYFVWSLLDNFEWGYGYSKRFGVVHVDYGTQVRTPKDSARWYARAAGAGALPA, encoded by the coding sequence GTGCCCGACGCGACGACGACCGCCCCCGACACCGCCGAGACCCCGGGAGCGCCTGCCGGGCGGGCCTTCCCGGACGGGTTCCTGTGGGGGTCGGCGACGGCGAGCTACCAGATCGAGGGGGCGGTGGACGAGGGCGGCCGGACGCCGTCGATCTGGGACACGTTCTCCCGCACGCCGGGCAAGGTGCAGGACGGCGACACCGGCGACGTGGCGTGCGACCACTTCCACCGCTTCCGCGAGGACGTCGCGCTGATGAAGGAGCTGGGGCTGCAGTCGTACCGGTTCTCGGTGGCGTGGCCGCGGATCACCCCGGGCGTGACGGCCGACGCGCTCGGGCCGGTGGAGCAGCGGGGGCTGGACTTCTACTCCGCGCTGGTCGACGAGCTGCTGGCGGCGGGGATCGCGCCGGCGGTGACGCTCTACCACTGGGACCTGCCGCAGGCGCTGGAGGACACCGGGGGCTGGGCCGACCGTCGGACCGCGGAGCGCTTCGGGGAGTACGCCGCGGTGGTGGCGGGGGCGCTGGGCGACCGGGTGCGGACCTTCATCACCCTCAACGAGCCGTGGTGCGCGGCGTACCTGGGCTACGCCTCGGGGGTGCACGCGCCCGGCCGCACCGAGCCGGCGGCCGCGCTGGCGGCGGTCCACCACCTCAACCTCGCGCACGGGCTCGCGGCGCGGGCCGTCCGCGAGCACGCGCCGTCGGCGGAGGTCGCCGTGACGCTCAACCTCGGCTGGTTCCGCCCCGAGGACCCCGCCTCCGCGGGCGACGTCGACGCGGCCCGCCGGGTCGACGGCCTGCAGAACCGGGTCTTCCTCGGCCCGATGCTGCGCGGGGAGTACCCGGCCGACGTCCTCGAGGACACCGCCGGGGTCACCGACTGGTCCTTCGTCCACGACGGGGACCTCGCGGTCGTCCGGCAGCCGCTCGACGCCGTCGGGCTGAACTACTACTCCCCCAGCGTCGTCCGGCACTGGGACGGCTCCGGCGACCCGGCCGAGAAGGACGGCGCCGACGGCCACGGCGCCGCGGCGGGCACCCCCTGGATCGCCTGCGACGACGTCCAGTTCGTCAGCCTCCCGGGCCCGCGCACGGAGATGGGCTGGAGCATCGACCCCCGCGGCATGACCGCCCTGCTGACCCGCCTGGCCGAGGAGGCCCCGGGCGTCGACCTCTACGTCACCGAGAACGGCATGGCCGCCCCCGACGTCGTCGGCGACGACGGCGTCGTCCACGACGACGACCGCATCGCCTACCTCCGCGACCACCTCGCCGCCGTCCTCGACGCCGTCGACGCCGGCGCGCCCGTGCGCGGCTACTTCGTGTGGTCGCTGCTCGACAACTTCGAGTGGGGCTACGGCTACTCCAAGCGCTTCGGCGTCGTCCACGTGGACTACGGCACCCAGGTCCGCACGCCCAAGGACTCCGCCCGCTGGTACGCCCGGGCGGCGGGGGCGGGCGCGCTCCCGGCCTGA
- a CDS encoding trypsin-like serine peptidase, with amino-acid sequence MTRRLAALVLGPGIVLGAALAAAPAQAAPAPAAAATATGADTADERSAVAGSWTAERMRAATPGSVLVEDAAAEAERALAAGTPSSAVAGGTAEVVDGVLGAAAVPGGLLSALAPTAAGVPWAGGGQVVATTGKVFFTLGGEDYVCSASSVASDNLSTVLTAGHCLYGEGAFASDFVFVPGYDEGAAPYGRWTATDLVTTPQWEASEDLNFDVGFAVVGRNGSGQALADVVGAQGIGFNQARGQQTSSFGYPAAAPYDGESLQYCAGVVRDDLLGSTDQGLTCGMTGGSSGGPWYSGFDEATGSGVATSVNSFKYTADPTTMYGPYLGDQASATYATAAAS; translated from the coding sequence ATGACGCGACGCCTCGCCGCCCTCGTCCTCGGGCCGGGCATCGTCCTCGGGGCCGCGCTCGCCGCGGCCCCCGCGCAGGCCGCCCCGGCGCCCGCGGCCGCCGCGACCGCCACCGGCGCCGACACCGCCGACGAGCGCTCCGCCGTCGCCGGCTCCTGGACCGCCGAGCGCATGCGGGCGGCCACCCCGGGCTCCGTGCTCGTCGAGGACGCCGCCGCGGAGGCCGAGCGCGCCCTCGCCGCCGGCACGCCCTCCTCTGCCGTCGCCGGCGGCACCGCGGAGGTCGTCGACGGCGTCCTCGGCGCCGCCGCGGTCCCCGGTGGCCTCCTGTCCGCCCTGGCCCCCACCGCCGCCGGGGTGCCGTGGGCGGGCGGCGGCCAGGTCGTCGCCACGACCGGCAAGGTCTTCTTCACCCTCGGCGGCGAGGACTACGTGTGCTCGGCGTCGTCCGTGGCGTCCGACAACCTCTCGACCGTGCTGACCGCCGGCCACTGCCTCTACGGCGAGGGCGCGTTCGCCTCCGACTTCGTCTTCGTGCCCGGCTACGACGAGGGGGCCGCCCCCTACGGCCGCTGGACGGCCACCGACCTCGTGACGACGCCGCAGTGGGAGGCGTCGGAGGACCTCAACTTCGACGTCGGGTTCGCCGTCGTGGGCCGCAACGGCTCCGGGCAGGCGCTGGCCGACGTCGTGGGCGCCCAGGGCATCGGCTTCAACCAGGCGCGCGGGCAGCAGACGTCGTCCTTCGGCTACCCCGCCGCCGCGCCGTACGACGGCGAGAGCCTCCAGTACTGCGCCGGCGTCGTCCGCGACGACCTGCTCGGCAGCACCGACCAGGGCCTCACCTGCGGCATGACCGGCGGCTCCAGCGGCGGCCCCTGGTACTCGGGCTTCGACGAGGCGACGGGCAGCGGCGTCGCCACCTCGGTCAACAGCTTCAAGTACACCGCCGACCCGACGACGATGTACGGCCCCTACCTCGGCGACCAGGCGTCGGCGACGTACGCCACGGCGGCGGCGTCCTGA